One Coccinella septempunctata chromosome 1, icCocSept1.1, whole genome shotgun sequence DNA window includes the following coding sequences:
- the LOC123313300 gene encoding ribose-phosphate pyrophosphokinase 1 isoform X1, with translation MSGSSSKQPTNCLCAITRTRLRNTKKFEYPEILDKSLSLKPRMPNIKVFSGTSHPDLAQRIVDRLGINLGKVVTKKFSNSETCVEIGESVRGEDVYIVQSGCGEVNDNLMELLIMINACKIASASRVTAVIPCFPYARQDKKDKPSNSKELKVEKWKELEWKYRSRAPISAKLVANMLSVAGADHIMTMDLHASQIQGFFDIPVDNLYAEPAVLKWIRENISEWRNSIIVSPDAGGAKRVTSIADRLNVEFALIHKERKKANEVASMVLVGDVKDRVAILVDDMADTCGTVCHAAEKLREAGATKVYAILTHGIFSGPAITNINNACFEAVVVTNTIPQDEHMKDCPRIQCIDVSMIFAEAVRRTHNGESVSFLFSNVPY, from the exons ATGAGTGGTTCATCTTCCAAACAACCTACGAATTGTCTGTGTGCTATCACGAGAACACGCTTGAGGAATacgaaaaaatttgaatatccaGAAATATTAGATAAGTCCCTATCACTAAAACCAAGAATGCCGAACATAAAGGTATTCAGCGGTACTTCTCACCCTGATCTTGCACAAAGAATTGTTGATCGGCTTGGAATCAATTTGGGCAAGGTGGTCACAAAAAAATTTAGTAATTCTGAAACTTG tGTGGAAATTGGGGAGTCTGTGAGGGGAGAAGATGTTTATATAGTACAATCTGGCTGTGGAGAAGTGAATGATAACTTGATGGAACTTCTGATTATGATAAATGCGTGCAAAATTGCTTCAGCTAGCCGAGTAACTGCTGTGATTCCATGTTTTCCCTATGCAAGGCAAGATAAGAAAGACAAG CCATCAAACTCTAAAGAACTCaaagtggaaaaatggaaaGAACTTGAGTGGAAATACAGG AGTCGAGCCCCCATATCCGCCAAGCTTGTCGCGAACATGTTGTCAGTAGCCGGTGCGGATCACATCATGACTATGGATTTGCACGCTTCACAAATTCAGGGTTTCTTCGATATACCCGTAGACAACCTTTACGCCGAACCAGCTGTGCTGAAATGGATCAGAGAGAACATATCAGAATGGAGGAACAGTATAATAGTCTCACCTGATGCGGGTGGAGCCAAGAGAGTGACATCTATCGCCGATAGGCTAAACGTTGAATTCGCTCTTATCCACAAAGAGAGAAAGAAGGCCAATGAGGTAGCCTCGATGGTACTTGTGGGAGATGTGAAAGATAGAGTAGCTATTCTGGTAGATGACATGGCTGATACCTGTGGAACAG tttgtcATGCTGCGGAAAAATTGAGGGAAGCTGGTGCAACCAAAGTATACGCCATTTTGACCCATGGTATCTTTTCGGGACCTGCAATAACAAACATCAATAATGCATGCTTTGAAGCTGTGGTTGTGACAAATACTATTCCCCAAGATGAACACATGAAAGACTGTCCCAGAATTCAG TGTATAGATGTATCGATGATATTTGCGGAAGCAGTTCGAAGAACACACAACGGGGAATCTGTGTCGTTCTTATTCTCAAATGTTCCATATTAA
- the LOC123313300 gene encoding ribose-phosphate pyrophosphokinase 1 isoform X2 has translation MSGSSSKQPTNCLCAITRTRLRNTKKFEYPEILDKSLSLKPRMPNIKVFSGTSHPDLAQRIVDRLGINLGKVVTKKFSNSETCVEIGESVRGEDVYIVQSGCGEVNDNLMELLIMINACKIASASRVTAVIPCFPYARQDKKDKSRAPISAKLVANMLSVAGADHIMTMDLHASQIQGFFDIPVDNLYAEPAVLKWIRENISEWRNSIIVSPDAGGAKRVTSIADRLNVEFALIHKERKKANEVASMVLVGDVKDRVAILVDDMADTCGTVCHAAEKLREAGATKVYAILTHGIFSGPAITNINNACFEAVVVTNTIPQDEHMKDCPRIQCIDVSMIFAEAVRRTHNGESVSFLFSNVPY, from the exons ATGAGTGGTTCATCTTCCAAACAACCTACGAATTGTCTGTGTGCTATCACGAGAACACGCTTGAGGAATacgaaaaaatttgaatatccaGAAATATTAGATAAGTCCCTATCACTAAAACCAAGAATGCCGAACATAAAGGTATTCAGCGGTACTTCTCACCCTGATCTTGCACAAAGAATTGTTGATCGGCTTGGAATCAATTTGGGCAAGGTGGTCACAAAAAAATTTAGTAATTCTGAAACTTG tGTGGAAATTGGGGAGTCTGTGAGGGGAGAAGATGTTTATATAGTACAATCTGGCTGTGGAGAAGTGAATGATAACTTGATGGAACTTCTGATTATGATAAATGCGTGCAAAATTGCTTCAGCTAGCCGAGTAACTGCTGTGATTCCATGTTTTCCCTATGCAAGGCAAGATAAGAAAGACAAG AGTCGAGCCCCCATATCCGCCAAGCTTGTCGCGAACATGTTGTCAGTAGCCGGTGCGGATCACATCATGACTATGGATTTGCACGCTTCACAAATTCAGGGTTTCTTCGATATACCCGTAGACAACCTTTACGCCGAACCAGCTGTGCTGAAATGGATCAGAGAGAACATATCAGAATGGAGGAACAGTATAATAGTCTCACCTGATGCGGGTGGAGCCAAGAGAGTGACATCTATCGCCGATAGGCTAAACGTTGAATTCGCTCTTATCCACAAAGAGAGAAAGAAGGCCAATGAGGTAGCCTCGATGGTACTTGTGGGAGATGTGAAAGATAGAGTAGCTATTCTGGTAGATGACATGGCTGATACCTGTGGAACAG tttgtcATGCTGCGGAAAAATTGAGGGAAGCTGGTGCAACCAAAGTATACGCCATTTTGACCCATGGTATCTTTTCGGGACCTGCAATAACAAACATCAATAATGCATGCTTTGAAGCTGTGGTTGTGACAAATACTATTCCCCAAGATGAACACATGAAAGACTGTCCCAGAATTCAG TGTATAGATGTATCGATGATATTTGCGGAAGCAGTTCGAAGAACACACAACGGGGAATCTGTGTCGTTCTTATTCTCAAATGTTCCATATTAA
- the LOC123313313 gene encoding ubiquitin-conjugating enzyme E2-22 kDa: MEMANIAAQRIKREFKEVIKSEEVAKCAIRVELLNDSFTELRGEIAGPPDTPYEGGTFVLEIKVPETYPFNPPKVRFVTKIWHPNISSVTGAICLDILKDQWAAAMTLRTVLLSLQALLSAAEPDDPQDAVVAKQYKENNEMFQMTARHWTNVYAGGPNANKECDEKIRRLVDMGVEEHQARVALSSYDWELERATEQIFS, from the exons atggaAATGGCCAACATAGCTGCGCAAAGAATAAAACGAGAATTCAAAGAGGTTATCAAGAGTGAAGAG GTTGCGAAATGCGCTATTAGAGTTGAGCTTTTGAATGACAGTTTCACTGAACTGAGAGGAGAAATTGCTGGCCCCCCAGACACCCCCTACGAAGGGGGTACATTTGTTTTAGAGATCAAAGTTCCTGAAACTTACCCATTCAATCCCCCTAAG GTACGATTTGTAACTAAAATATGGCATCCCAATATATCTTCTGTAACAGGAGCAATATGTTTAGATATATTGAAAGACCAATG GGCAGCTGCTATGACTTTACGGACAGTCTTACTATCTCTTCAAGCACTCTTGAGCGCTGCAGAGCCAGATGACCCACAAGATGCAGTAGTAGCTAAGCAGTATaaggaaaataatgaaatgtttCAGATGACTGCCCGTCATTGGACAAATGTATATGCCGGAG GTCCAAATGCAAATAAAGAGTGTGATGAGAAAATTCGTAGACTAGTAGATATGGGTGTAGAAGAGCATCAAGCTCGGGTTGCATTGTCATCTTATGATTGGGAATTGGAAAGAGCTACTGAACAGATCTTTAGTtag
- the LOC123321052 gene encoding E3 ubiquitin-protein ligase RFWD3-like — MMAASIQLLGFNPDSDSDEGGHTLVRRNSHVVEVQQPIVLLNDIHLASEIIVGANQNDDDVISIVSSSSTNSSENTISREATPVPEEVEKEEAEENDKNDDDDTESNSRKRSRSQYENEDDGQICPICLDNWTNSGEHRICCLKCGHLFGHSCILRWMQSQTKKSCPTCKKKILKSDIRFLYTKKLIAVDNSELQEMKVKLDCVINERNNIQLELSKYICREHALNQEITFLKSQLRTLKNNPLLFSNSSRSDAISNNSVPKIKLYMDKSLEVCPAGACRVFDVNPALDLIMVNVKSPSNLFSGFGLRKICISQYRTLAFLPLHTSQIRDVSFQNVNVLSVSTDKMVKITDSLNNSTVCSFVQTLPLWSCCWDSLDNNVFYIGTQMGAIHKYDLRSLGHPVNILEVPGDMSPVVSVAHIPNDVDSLTPEGLVSCKLNSLWFFEKTSEDYKRYPLGIDGPFYAMRFDDVSKQILVSSRPNLRNPNSRHTLATLSKVEDKVTSNSVHTFENPGIQRHLSRSCFIKRDQDYIAVHEESSKLVTLWNINNGTKATSVTAHDPVLDLSAIVNTDYNLLVGLTDKKMLFYKFS, encoded by the exons atgatgGCAGCATCAATACAACTTCTTG GTTTCAACCCGGATTCAGATAGTGATGAAGGAGGCCATACGTTAGTTAGACGTAATTCTCACGTGGTAGAAGTGCAACAACCAATTGTACTACTGAATGATATTCATTTAGCTTCCGAAATAATTGTTGGAGCAAATCAAAATGATGATGATGTAATATCTATTGTTTCTAGTAGCTCTACTAATTCGTCTGAAAATACAATAAGTAGAGAAGCTACACCAGTTCCTGAAGAAGTTGAAAAAGAAGAAGCTGAGGAGAATGAcaaaaatgatgatgatgatacaGAATCTAATTCGAGGAAACGCTCTAGGAGCCAATACGAAAATGAAGATGATGGACAGATTTGTCCCATTTGCTTAGATAACTGGACTAACTCAGGAGAGCATAGGATTTGCTGCTTAAAATGTGGACACTTATTTGGACATAGTTGTATTCTAAGGTGGATGCAATCACAAACGAAGAAATCATGTCCGACTTgtaaaaagaaaattttaaaatcagATATTAGATTTCTTTATACGAAGAAATTAATTGCTGTAGATAATTCAGAATTACAAGAAATGAAGGTTAAATTAGATTGTGTtatcaatgaaagaaataacattCAGCTAGAATTGAGCAAGTATATTTGCCGTGAGCATGCTCTGAATCAAGAAATTACTTTCCTGAAATCTCAGCTTCGTACATTAAAAAATAATCCACTCTTGTTCTCTAACTCTTCCAGAAGTGATGCCATTTCAAATAATTCCgtaccaaaaattaaattatacaTGGATAAATCTCTGGAAGTATGTCCTGCAGGAGCCTGCCGTGTCTTTGATGTGAATCCTGCTTTAGATTTGATTATGGTCAATGTGAAGTCTCCAAGTAATCTGTTTTCGGGATTTGGATTGAGAAAAATATGTATATCCCAATATAGAACTTTGGCATTTTTACCCTTACATACTTCACAAATTAGAGACGTTTCTTTTCAAAATGTTAACGTGCTGTCTGTGTCAACTGACAAAATGGTCAAGATAACAGATTCCCTCAATAACTCTACTGTATGTTCATTCGTCCAGACTTTACCATTATGGTCATGCTGTTGGGATTCTTTAGATAACAATGTCTTCTATATTGGAACTCAGATGGGCGCTATTCACAAGTATGACTTGAGGtctttgggacaccctgtgaaTATATTAGAAGTTCCGGGTGATATGTCACCAGTAGTTAGTGTTGCTCATATTCCAAATGATGTAGACAGTTTGACACCAGAGGGTTTAGTTTCTTGcaaattgaattcattatggttttttgaaaaaacctCTGAGGATTACAAAAGATACCCTTTAGGAATAGATGGACCGTTTTATGCTATGAGGTTTGATGATGTCTCTAAACAAATTTTAGTATCTTCCAGGCCAAATCTGAGGAATCCTAATTCAAGACATACACTAGCTACATTAAGTAAAGTTGAAGATAAAGTAACGTCTAATTCAGTTCACACTTTCGAAAACCCAGGAATTCAAAGGCATCTATCAAGGTCCTGTTTCATCAAGAGGGATCAAGATTATATCGCTGTTCATGAGGAATCGAGCAAACTTGTCACTTTATGGAATATCAATAATGGAACAAAAGCAACATCTGTGACTGCACATGATCCTGTCCTCGATTTGAGTGCTATAGTGAATACTGATTACAATCTCTTGGTTGGACTCacagataaaaaaatgttgttttataaattttcataa
- the LOC123318587 gene encoding endoplasmic reticulum mannosyl-oligosaccharide 1,2-alpha-mannosidase produces MVVYSDHVALNLSTSDNIYDKKRTKSLKRKWHHLSKLQKNCIYILTALICITLFYILSNTPDATVFNSEVEEHQIKPHIPIEIKFNEKNFETDNDHERVLDDPQDAELLNNANKEISKNKRASEFSGPTTPRQVAVIKAFKHAWRGYKQYAWGHDHLRPISKSHHDWFGLGLTIVDSIDTIYIMGLDEEYLEARDWIEKHLQFDINRDVNLFEVTIRVLGGLLSIYHLTFDKMYLDKSVDLGDRLMACFQSGSGIPFSDVNLFTRKAHSPKWSPDSSTSEVTTLQLEFRDLSRATGDPKYEMAVSKVSELIHKLEKTDGLVPIFINPNTGQFRFSSTITLGARGDSYYEYLLKQWLQTGKTIDYLKEDYVTAISGVQERLVMKTVPNGFVFIGELLNGGKDFKPKMDHLTCYLPGTLVLGVHNGLPESHKKLAEDLSTTCYQTYARHPTFLAPEITYFNIQGESSNDFYVKINDAHNLLRPEFVESLWYMYQFSGNSTYQDWGWNIFQGFENFTKVSSGYTSIGNVRSATDVRPKDMMESFFLAETLKYFYLLFSDDPKLIDLDKYVVNSEAHILPIHNS; encoded by the exons ATGGTGGTTTATTCTGATCATGTAGCTCTAAATTTATCAACAAGTGATAATATTTATGACAAAAAAAGGACGAAGAGTTTGAAAAGG AAATGGCATCATCTCTCAAAACTGCAGAAGAACTGTATATACATTTTGACGGCCCTTATTTGTATAACTCTTTTTTATATATTGTCAAATACTCCAGATGCAACTGTATTTAATTCAGAGGTCGAAGAGCATCAAATTAAGCCTCATATTCCGATAGAAATAaagttcaatgaaaaaaattttgaaactgataACGATCATGAAAGAGTTTTGGATGATCCACAAGATGCTGAATTATTAAATAATGCAAATaaggaaatttcaaaaaataaaagagCTTCTGAATTTTCTG gacCAACTACCCCTAGGCAAGTTGCAGTTATCAAAGCTTTCAAACATGCATGGAGAGGCTATAAACAATATGCTTGGGGCCACGACCATTTGAGACCTATTTCAAAAAGCCACCATGATTGGTTTGGCTTAGGTTTAACTATTGTTGATTCAATAGATACCATATATATAATGGGGCTTGATGAAG AATACTTGGAAGCTAGAGACTGGATTGAAAAACATTTACAGTTTGATATTAATAGAGATGTTAATTTATTTGAAGTAACTATTAGGGTTTTAGGAGGATTGCTCAGTATTTATCATTTAACTTTTGATAAAATGTATTTGGATAAATCA GTTGATTTAGGTGATCGCCTCATGGCGTGTTTTCAATCAGGTTCAGGAATTCCTTTCTCAGATGTGAATTTGTTCACAAGGAAAGCTCATTCTCCGAAATGGTCTCCAGATAGTAGCACTTCTGAAGTTACTACTCTACAATTAGAATTTAGGGATCTTAGTAGAGCTACGGGTGATCCGAAATATGAA atGGCTGTTTCGAAGGTGTCTGAACTTATACATAAACTGGAAAAAACTGATGGCTTAGTTCCTATTTTCATCAATCCAAACACTGGTcaatttagattttcatccacTATTACTTTGGGAGCTAGAGGTGATAGCTACTATGAATACTTGCTGAAGCAATGGCTTCAAACAGGAAAAACTATAGACTA CTTGAAAGAGGACTATGTCACTGCCATTAGTGGAGTACAAGAACGTCTTGTGATGAAAACTGTCCCCAATGGATTTGTTTTTATTGGAGAACTTTTGAACGGTGGGAAAGATTTCAAACCAAAAATGGATCATCTCACTTGTTATTTACCGGGCACACTAGTCCTGGGTGTACACAATGGTCTTCCAGAGAGTCATAAGAAACTGGCCGAAGATTTATCTACAACATGTTACCAAACTTACGCACGGCATCCAACATTTTTAGCTCCGGAAATAACGTACTTCAATATCCAG GGAGAGAGTTCAAACGACTTTTACGTCAAGATAAACGATGCGCACAATCTTCTTCGACCAGAATTTGTTGAAAGTCTTTGGTATATGTACCAATTCAGCGGAAACTCAACATATCAAGATTGGGGATGGAACATTTTTCAG GGATTTGAGAATTTCACAAAAGTTTCCAGTGGATACACATCAATAGGAAACGTGCGAAGTGCAACAGATGTACGTCCCAAAGACATGATGGAATCCTTCTTTTTGGCTGAAACTTTAAAATACTTTTACTTGCTATTCAGCGACGATCCGAAATTAATAGATTTGGATAAATATGTTGTGAATTCCGAGGCGCATATTCTGCCTATACATAATTCGTGA